From Tachypleus tridentatus isolate NWPU-2018 chromosome 8, ASM421037v1, whole genome shotgun sequence, a single genomic window includes:
- the LOC143223456 gene encoding uncharacterized protein LOC143223456 has product MTSHEQKLQQLHLEGFFKWRIEKKIRKSVKEIQNTLLRWGEEDPNVKILSVLLLGFIKMKGTAMESNAVDCEEAKSFIDQALFLSTNNNSCLFLAHSLLAHWHSRMEEQNGFEVHFTKAKGLLETIENKPDQKAWLFAAHGFALLQSGPTEFDMVIQLLDKAIERNSEEPLFYYLKGLTLGRKRRYLNERSVPTDSEILCLETASNKTNNKNLNYLSTYCFCLAEKWSIKSSEGKDKIKGFLRDAEEASNAYVLLQCAKSYRLLKEFPKQKELLEKANNISSGTYSAVLHQLGLYFWRNNINRDMDKAEKYLEKSFSVDAGENIVANVDYLKLLKEKHKIDSNGYLARLVNIQECPSLTDINRAYLCMCKGEEKMLQKNVDDARRCFWQAITLDPELCDVRNAKTKLLKILEERISNNPEDDHALCELGKLYETLRPQDITKAINHYKKVLSLNADDKEANLGLCRVMLAKYDKKLCLSEFSEINERLSRFKDHFEFRKLSGKCLYFWGLLLFPDNIADAKKILIESVKLGCMDSCKPLLSLLNNFDYTESAVILNYSVNEEAYWLDDQWKMTNDEIEKDVKKSLGIVDHSCSTNILSELSKIRKLRLEMEKAAMSQTYYREQASAILSETKNLLDRTMNQFENIFYKGTHEKRSTYFPYLQPSEVTNHPSGSEQDLSTCRRLMVEKKFKSSLKHWVRHPPGKGNVEPFYKEFGNHFEILCKYQAPYDERFYFVPKWMEVRNEQTHAKINNQNEFTLGNGSTVTFLDLARKAHEYTENVVKEFNSILPP; this is encoded by the coding sequence TTCTGCGTTGGGGGGAAGAAGATCCAAATGTTAAAATACTGTCGGTGTTGCTTTTAGGATTCATCAAAATGAAAGGAACAGCCATGGAAAGTAATGCTGTAGACTGTGAAGAAGCTAAAAGTTTCATTGACCAAGCattgtttttatcaacaaataataatagttgtTTGTTTCTGGCACATTCTCTCCTAGCTCATTGGCACAGCCGTATGGAAGAACAAAATGGGTTCGAAGTACATTTCACAAAGGCAAAAGGTCTGTTGgaaacaatagaaaacaaaccCGATCAAAAAGCTTGGCTTTTTGCAGCACACGGATTTGCATTACTTCAGTCAGGACCTACTGAATTTGATATGGTGATCCAATTATTGGATAAAGCCATAGAACGAAACTCCGAAGAGCCCTTGTTCTATTATTTGAAAGGTTTGACTTTAGGAAGGAAACGTCGTTATTTAAATGAAAGATCTGTACCCACCGATAGCGAAATATTGTGCTTAGAAACAgctagtaataaaactaataacaaaaaccTGAATTATCTGAGTACTTACTGTTTCTGTTTGGCTGAGAAGTGGTCAATAAAATCCTCAGAAGGAAAAGATAAGATCAAGGGGTTTCTTAGAGATGCAGAAGAGGCATCTAATGCTTATGTTTTGCTGCAGTGTGCCAAATCTTATCGACTTTTAAaagaatttccaaaacaaaaagaGTTGCTAGAAAAAGCTAATAATATTAGTAGTGGAACTTATTCCGCAGTTCTTCATCAACTCGGGCTTTACTTTTGGAGGAACAATATAAACAGAGACATGGACAAAGCAGAAAAGTACCTCGAAAAATCATTTTCTGTTGATGCAGGTGAGAACATTGTTGcaaatgttgattatttgaaactgttgaaagaaaaacacaagatCGATTCTAATGGTTATCTTGCAAGATTAGTTAACATCCAAGAATGTCCTTCGCTTACAGATATCAACAGAGCTTACTTGTGTATGTGTAAAGGAGAAGAAAAGATGCTTCAGAAGAATGTAGATGATGCTAGACGTTGCTTTTGGCAGGCGATCACTTTAGATCCAGAACTATGTGATGTTAGAAACGCCAAAACTAAGCTGCTGAAAATTTTAGAAGAAAGGATTAGCAACAATCCAGAAGATGACCATGCGTTGTGTGAGCTGGGTAAACTATATGAGACTTTAAGGCCTCAGGACATAACCAAAGCCATAAATCATTACAAAAAAGTACTTTCTTTAAATGCAGATGACAAAGAAGCCAACTTGGGATTATGTCGTGTAATGTTAGCAAAATACGATAAGAAGTTGTGTTTATCCGAATTTTCTGAGATAAATGAACGATTATCTCGCTTTAAAGATCATTTCGAGTTTCGAAAATTGTctggaaaatgtttatatttttgggGATTGTTGCTGTTTCCAGACAATATAGCAGATGCGAAAAAAATCCTAATAGAGAGTGTCAAATTGGGTTGCATGGACAGCTGCAAACCACTACTTTCCCTTTTAAATAACTTCGATTACACAGAAAGTGCAGTGATTTTGAATTATTCTGTGAACGAAGAAGCGTACTGGTTGGATGACCAGTGGAAAATGACAAACGACGAAATAGAAAAAGACGTTAAGAAGTCTCTCGGAATTGTGGATCATTCATGTAGTACAAACATCTTAAGTGAACTGAGCAAaataagaaaacttagattagaaATGGAAAAAGCAGCAATGAGCCAGACTTATTATCGAGAGCAAGCTTCCGCGATCTTGTCTGAAACAAAAAACCTTCTAGATCGCACAATGAACCAATTTGAAAACATCTTTTATAAAGGAACGCATGAAAAGAGATCAACTTACTTTCCTTATCTGCAACCTTCCGAAGTCACTAATCACCCATCTGGATCAGAGCAGGATCTCTCTACTTGTAGACGTTTAATGGTGGAGAAGAAGTTCAAAAGTTCACTGAAACACTGGGTACGTCATCCCCCGGGAAAAGGAAATGTTGAACCATTTTACAAAGAATTCGGTaatcattttgaaattttatgtaaGTACCAAGCACCTTACGATGAACGCTTCTACTTTGTACCTAAATGGATGGAGGTTCGTAACGAACAGACTCACGCGAAAATTAATAATCAAAACGAATTCACTTTGGGAAATGGTTCAACTGTAACATTTTTGGACTTAGCGAGAAAAGCACATGAATACACCGAGAATGTGGTGAAAGAATTTAACTCAATATTGCCACCATGA